The following nucleotide sequence is from Drosophila simulans strain w501 chromosome 3L, Prin_Dsim_3.1, whole genome shotgun sequence.
TGCCACGCTTTGTTGCATTCTACTCGCGACcaatatatttgcattggcCAACAATAAAATCTCAAGTACCAGCGCATTGTTGCCATCTTGTTTGCCTAACGCCGGGCGCAGACTAGACTGAAGTTCCAGAGATCGGCTCAGACGCTGGCTCTCCGGGATTTGGGATCTACTCTAGTTTCCTAAGTGCTTTAAATTAATCCCAATAGAGAAAATCTTGAGGGTTTCAGTTGGTTCTTATTATATCGCTATCAATATGTAGGCATTAAAAAAGAGTTTTAGGAAACAAGATTTGAAAGTtctttagtttaatttgctgtatataatggcataaagATGAAGAACTCTTccttagaaaaaaaaaactgtaattTATTAATCAATATGTTTAGTTATTCAACTCCTTGTAGCCATTAGAATCCCTATTCTCTCTCGAATTGAGACTTGAATTTGAAGTGGCAGCCACGCGTGCTCCGTGTAAAATGCTTTTCCAACTCATTAGCACCGACAGTGCCAGTTCCCCCTAATAAGTAATTAACTTTCGTTTAGGAAACAatttcccccttttctttttcgaaTTCCCCAAATTCGTGTTTACATAACAAAAATGCTGCTCGACAAAGTGTATCTAATTTCATAGGCCAACAAAAAGAGGCAACTTGCAGCGGCCGGGCAACAAATGTGGCAGCGTAAAAAGCAACAGCCATAGTGCATTAATTATCCGGGGAACCTGCGACATCTGCTGCAAGCCGTTGGCTGGGGGCTGGGGGAGGGGCACGTCCATTTAATGAGGCATTCATTGCACTCGCAACCTTGCGCCTGTCAACAcacgcactcgcacacacggCCGACATCTGTCACCCGTTTCAGTCCGGGATCCCCTATAAAACCGCAGGCCAATAGATCCGAACTGATCCCCAGAGGCATTGAGCTACAAACTACTACAAACGGCAACAATTTCAAATCGATTtggtgcactgaaagaaaattattgacaTGGTATACCAATATGGTTTAGACTCAGATACTGAGGCAAGAGATACAACCTAAAACTTTTCTGCTGATTTGTACTATATCAGGATTTTAATATATAGAAGgccaaaacatttaaattacaacaaataaatataatgttAATGTAATCTGCACTTAAGTATCTCAAACCCATTTCTTCCAGTGTGCCAAATTGATTGAACCGTGTTTGTTTTTCCGATGGCTGGGCGGGCAGCGGTGTCTGCACCGCCCCTGTGTCCCTCGAATCCAGACGAGACGTGGGTGGTGACGCATGTCATCGTAAACTTCATCATTGGCTCCGTTCAGCCCTTCGGCAGTTGGGCTAGATCCTCCGGCTCTTTGGCTGTTTGACTCTGCAGATCTTCGGCAACTTACATAACGAATTGTGTATTTTCTTTGGCTTCGTCTCAGTCTCTGCCCATTTCATAAATATCATGGACCTCCGTCTCCGTCTCCGGCTACGGATCCAATTCTCTAGGGTAGCATCCGATCCGAGCAAGAGAGGGCTGCAACCGAATTTCATGCCTTGTCGAGctatttaattgcaaacaaattatGTTCTAGCCAGTCGCATCTCTGTGTGGCTAATGGATGTTGCGGCGGAGGATGCCCTGATGATGTTGTCGAAACCCGAACGTTTATCTTGTAATTTGGTTGGGATTAATGTCTGGCGGAAGTTGTGATTTCCAGCCCAAGATCGGCCAATGATAGAGGGCCAACTGCCGGTAGTATTTTTCCTATGTTCAGATATGTTCATTTACCTACAGCGATGGCTGGGCGTTCTGGCTTTGAGGGCTCAGCCCAGCAGGAGGATCTATATAATcctaattgaaataaaacaaattgattcTCTTATATTTTAGGCTAACTTTAATGGCTTAACGTTAAGCGGAACTTAAGTACTAATCAGGCTAGAATCTGTATAATATCAAAATGagtatatataatgtttttgagAACTTAATCTATAGGCAATTAAACTATATGTATTCCCcgttttaaaactttaatatCTCTAACTTCCTCCCCCCAAAATGGCCGATATGCTGAAGCCCTTGCTCCTTGTAGATGGTTGTTCCGGTGGCTGTTCCTGCGTAGACTGCTCCAATGTGCTCGTTTCACTGCCCACATCCAGTTCGAGTTCGTCGGCTCCCGACTCATCGGAAATGAGATCCGCACCGGAAACGCCTGGTGGAAGGTTCAGGCCAGGATGCGGGCCCAGACCCGCATGTAGCATGGCTGCTGGTGGATAGAGAGGTGAGGCCTGAATCGCTCCTCCATACTCATGGGGTCTCCCAAAGTAGGTACATGCCAAATCCACTAGCGATGGCCTCAGCAGGCTCTGCATATTCTGCTGAAAGTGCTGCATGAAAACGCTGGAGGCACTCCTCGCCTGGaggggatgcggatgcgaatggAGATGGGGCGGTGGGGAGCCCAGGGCCAGAGAACTGGCGCCAGGCACCGACTGATCGTCCAGCGATGATGATAAGGAGCAGGCGGAGCCATTTGATCTCAGGCGCTTGATTTGCGGACCATCCGAATCGCCGATCGACGATGTTCCTCCGGCTGTCTCACCGCCTCCTTTCGTTGGCGACATGTCAGACTCGGATTGGGACTGAGAATGGGATAGTGACGGCGACTGATCTTGATCCTCGCCCGTTGGCGATGAAGACATCTTGCGTTTGCAGCGCGATTGTCCCGTTTCGCGGAAGCCCTTGGCAAACGGATTGTTGTCGATCTTCAGCTTGGTGATGCGATCGTTCTGCGGAAGAAGGCAACAAGACGAGCGTGAAATATGACGATTGCCGCCAGCATAATCTTGGGCAACGGGGAGAtcgagaaggagaaggagactCATCACATAAGTCACTGGCGTCCAGTAGCTGGCGTTAAGTAACATGGCCACTTGACACCAGACTGCGTTTCCAGTTCTCGGTGCTCAGTTCCACTCCAGATGACTTGACAACTTTGTGATCTTTCGGATCTTCCTCAAACCGAATCTCCGATCTCTCGGCGATCTTGCTAATTAGAGGCAGACTGGCGTCGGCTGTCAATGGGCCCAGACCTAGACAAAAACACAGCGAGGCGCTCAAATTTACAAGGATGTGGCTATCCAACTTCCTAAAACAACAATCCGACCCGCTGACTTTCTGCCTGCCCTGCCCACCAACTACAGGATCTACGATCCCGCATCTCGCATCCCGGAGGCGTTCCATGCTAATTCGAGACGTTGACCAAGCTACCCACGGCGTGAGCGATCGCCGCTCGTTTGCCCAAAATTAACCAATTAGTGTGATCGTTTCCAGTCTCTTTGCTCAAtgaattggcaaaaaaaaaaaaatgcgcaCACAAGTGGGAAGGCTAACTTCGAGGACACATGACTTGAATACTCTTGGCgaaacatttttgttaaatacCCAATAGTGCGATTTTGGACAACCTTGGATAAGTCGCTTTCAAGCATATGAATTAATCAATGATAGGATATCATGAGGTGATCTTTAACTAGGAGGAATTCTCTTCGTGGGACAAAGATATCTTTAAAGCTTTGAGCTAGTCTCATTTCCAAAAGAAGATCACAAACGTGTTGCTCAAATAGTGGCGCCCATTGAGAGGGTAAACGGAGTAGGGATGGAGATGGCACCACTTACCTGGTAGGCTGTCACGGCCACAAACTCCGTCTCGGCGAACACAAAGGCCTGTTGGGGGGCCCAGGGAATCTGCGCCAGATCAGCGGTGCGTATGACGTGCAGACGCGGCTGATACTTGTGCATGCTGGCCAGGACAATCTGCGAATGGGGATGGCGAAAGGGGATTGGACTTGGATTAGTAACTGGAGACGACTTCAAAGCCCTGGCCGCACTTACATGGCCGCTGTTGTCCAGCGTGTTATTGGTCAACTTGACCTTGTTGAACAGTATGGGCTGCGCCTGCCAATGGGCACCGGTGGCCGGACTGTCCGGATGCAGGTACATCCGCTGGGGACTCTGCGGCTCGGCTCCTCCAGCTGGCACCCACTGGGAGCCGGAGAACTTGTAGCGGCAGTCGCCAATGGGCACCATTTCGAGGAGCACGCAGTAGTTGCTCTCGTCCTCCAAACCGGAAACACTCAGTCGCATCGAGGGGAACATGCGTCTGTTTGGgggaaataaaatatcaagGACTCttattataaaagaaaaaattcgtttacataaattattattatatatacagatatgaCTATAATATCATAATTATATGGCTTAATAGTTACTTGTAAACTATTTGATAGAAGGAGATTTTCAAAGTAGTTATAAAACCTAGCATAACCTTttgtataaaacatattaaacatGCGAGTTATCTCACAGATATTTCCCTTCTCAATATTACCAAATCGTTGGTATACTGTTTTCCTACAACATTTTCCTGTGTGCCCGATGAGCGGGGGAAGTCCAGGAAAACGCCTGGAAAATCTTAGAGCCTTTGTTTACCGAACAAACTCAAATATAGTCATGCTAGATCGACAAAAGGAGCCCATGCCCGTTCCAGCGTGGGcgttacaaatatttaattgtgaGATTTCCCTTCCATGCGCCATGTAATTAGGCCTGGTCAAATAGAGATTGCCCGGAGGAGTAGGGGCCGTTTTCCCTGTGCTAACAAGGATGCGAGGCCCTGACCCTCGCCTCCAACTCCAAGTCGCTGCCGCAGGAACAGCAGGTGGTCACGGCACTTGGCGCCAGgccgaaaaatgtttgcccttcgtcctcatcctcaactgcgtcctcatcctcgagtggtttcttgtttttggcaATGATTTCGTGTTTCCCTCAACCGatgattaattaattgaactcCACATCGTCTTGGTTTGCTAACGTTTAATTTGATTCTGGCTTCGGGACTGCCTTTTCAGCTCCGTTGAATTCCATTAGAGCACAGCACCGAAATATTTCGACATTTGTGCGGTTtagaatttcattttcaatttgcttgctctcagtttttgtttattgttttttttttctttattttttggcaagaGTCCGCTGTCTGGATTTGGACAAACGATTTGTTAAGATCGATATCTTTGGCGCGTCTGCGCATAATTACCAGTGGAATTTTCTACTGCGAGTGAGGAGCATGCTGACCACTTGACGGCATTTGACTTGGCGCTTGACGCTTGGCAGGTGCAGGGACACAGTCCAGGAATGCGACGAAAGATCGGATCCCGGACTCCCGAAGGTTACTCAGGAAATATTCACAACTCACTCCAATGTTTACCCTACAATTCCCCATAAATAGCTgtttaaaattcaaagaattagcatatttaggAAATTAAGAGTGAGACTATTTATTAATTGACAGCTATAAAACTGGAAGCAAACGACATAAATTTTGAACTCTTCAGATCGTAAGCCAATTTTGAATGAGACTACTAGGAATagtatttcttatttaaaattagaGAAAgggtaaaatattttccttcttttcTTTCTGCAACTAAAAGTTTGAATCCAAGTGAAAATTCTGCGTATCTTTGCGCTTCTCATCGAGGTTACCGTGTCGCTTCTGTTTGCCGCCTCTCTTGGCGCTTCTCATTTGGCCCAGTTGGTGATTGGAGGAGCCCACACAGTCTAAAAGCATCGTGACAAAGTCATTTCATTTGCCGCCAGTATCAGGCATTAAGCGATACGGTTTGTTCTATCTAACTTTAATGGCCGTCTGCGCTTTTACCACCCAAAAAGATGGAACGGTTCAAGTGGCAAGCGGAGCCCAGACAAGCAactaattagtttttatgaGCGCCACTTGGCATAGGCATAGGTTTTGGACTTGGGATCGCATCCGAATGGGAAATGAAACGGGGATTGGGATGCGATTGGACAGACGGTGGCACTCTGGCGCctaatcattaaaaattcaaatcgaTTGCATCGCGACCTCTCCACCGATGcccataaaacatttttgatgagcataaaaagtatttaatacgCAGACTTTATGAATAATTCATGgcatatataaaacaaaagggTTGTTCGTGGCTCGAAGTGTATTCATTCAATGCATTTCGAGACCAAAAGTTTATGTTAATGCGTTTGGGAACCCTTTTCGATCGGCTCGAGCTGAGGGCAAGTGTGAAATTGCTCGTATCTGTCGACAAGCTGTGGTCACTGTCACTGCcaaaagatacagatatgTACGAGCATCTTATAGAATGCAGAACGCGAAGATATTTCGGGGCCGCAGGTTGTTCGCTGCGCAGACAGGCGCCACAATAAAAACGCTAAGAGCTACAAAGATGACGACAAAGTATCCTTGACGCGAAGATTTATGCCAGGCGAGGCATAAAGGAGCGCCGCCGAACCGACAGGACGTCCCACTGAGCTCGGCGCTCGCCCGATCGGTCCAGTTGGTCGGTCTACAATAAATTACGATGACGCCACTTTACGCACATTCGAACAAGTGCCGGACACTTTTAGGTAGTCGCCTTTGTGCAAGTAGTCGTGCATCTGAACTGATACTCGTAGATACACGATAAACTAGCCCCGGGCGATCGCGCTATGCCTTTGATTCGTACTATCTACAATCTGGGCACGCAAAGTGCCGGCGAACTTGTCCGCTTTACGCCTCGCGCGATAGCCGATGTCCAGTGCGCATCAACTTGGCTGTACCTGCAgccgcttttccatttcccgattttcaattttcgattttcacaTCCTGCCGACGTAAATGCATCCTTCCGCCTTGTTTGCCTGTGAAAATCGTTGTCGCGACGCCGCTGTAAACAATTTGCAGGCGCCTGCGTCTAATGAGCGTTTAACAGCAGCACATCCTCGCTGGACTCTACTGGATCGGATCGGTTgggatcggaatcgggatCGGGCCAGGGATCGGGCTAGGCATCGTTATAGGGTGCTTTAAGTGCCCGCGCCCGTTGGCTGGTTTATTATTCTTTGCCCTGCGTCTGGAGTATTGGTTTTCATGTTCGTGCTAATGCATCGCTCTAAAGTCTGTATCTCGAGATTCCCCCACTCTTGGCTTCTAATTTTCATCATCAAAGATCTTTTCTCTCTGTTCTAAACCTACCTGCCACTCTTGGTGATGATCATTTCCGTGCCAATTTGATGGAACTGCTTCCATAGATCGTCGTTCTGCAGGGTCATCTCCACGCCGAGCAAGGTGACTCGAGGTGGCATGATCACGTGCCGAGGCATCGGAATTGGCAGCATCGGCGGAAACGGATCTGAAAAGAACAGTAGTCAATAGGGGGGCTTAGAGGTAAACGAAAGCTCAAGCGATCTAACCACTTTATCATCAACGAAGGAAATTAGGAAttgttaaaattatataaactgTCTATTATATAGAAACATTTTAAGATGGTATTTTGCTAAAAAGAAAGCCATTTGAATAACTTAATAAGGAGTTAAGGAGCGTGGGTCGGAATTAAAGTGTGACATTTCTGACTTATCCAAAGAGATCTTACGACATAAAGCCATATTATGACTGACATATTTGTTATAAAAACAAACGTGAGGTAATATAAAAACGTTTATTTGGCGAACAAGGAAAATCGATTCTTTGCCGATTACCAAAGTTAATGCCCTCCATTAGGTATCCACAAAATAAGGAGCCATACTTTGGCAAACGTGATTACATacaacgattttgttttaggAGTACGCTGATCCCGAAATTTAACGATCGTCGGCAAcaagaaaaatgcatttgataTCAAGTTTCTCGATCGGCGATCACTTTCCCACATTACTCAGCTTTATGATCGTCGCGCCATAAACACTGCTATTCGTACACACCCCGctgatcttggccagctttgGTGGGCTAagacagaaacagaaacaaaagcagttggccaaaagttacGGCCATTAATGCTAATGATGGCTAACAGCTTTGCCGCACGCTTAACGGGGCGGATGAGTGATATGTGGGGCAAGCAGCTTACCTGGTATGCGCTGCATGATCTGCTGGCGATAGATCTCGTGCGCTATGTGCTGCTGCATCCGCAGATCCACCAGCTCGTTCATGGTGATCATGATGTGTTGGGTCCAAAAATAGTACTAAATCTGTGCCCGAAACTTCTTTGTTTGGCGTTTGTCACTTGCACAATTGTTCCACCACACAAAAAGCACTGTCACAACATATGGCGGTGTCTATTTTTTTGGAGCCCGGGTTTACTTTTTAGCCGAGCACGAGACGCCGCCGATTAGCgtcaattatgcaaatcacgGCACACAAAAGTCTCTCATGTGCGTGGGTGTTAATTTGATTAGGCCCGGTGTCGCGTACGTGGGTTATTATTTTACCACAATATATTGAGAgattttttgtatctttgggCGACGGTCGTGTCTTGAGCTCGCCAAGTTCGCATTTCAACTGAGCAAGTTCCGCTGGCAGAGCGATCTCTCGATCGAGCTGAATGGAACGAGCTTGACTCGTTTCCGTCTTGAGCCATTGATCGAGATTACCTGCTGCTCACCATCGATTGGCTGTGGCAGTTTACGGAGCGCGGGAGCTAGCCGTCCCGCTCTGGTTTGGCACCTCCATTTTGAAAAAATCCTCTcgattttccagctgccaTGGCTCCGCCCACGAAGCGCTGGCGATCTCACTCTCTCTTCGCATTGTGCTAGCTCGCTCTAATTGCGTTTAATTCTGAAGTGCGAAGTTGCACAGTcagcggaggagcagcaacatgttgcttcTGGGTCCATtcgctctgtgtgtgtgctggctggctggctgcctttTAATTATGATCATGAtgattgaaattgttttttctcCGTCTCCGCTTTTTGGCAtctttttgtgtatttatgcTTTGCCCATTTGTAGCCGCtgccatcaccatcaccatcatggTGGTCCTCTTGTCTGGCCTCTCCAGGCCGTGTGTGTTTGTCGTTTTGCTGAtcatttattacattttaccCGGCGCACTACAGAGAAAAGAATTTATTGATGCTGTTTGAACAGCAATTTGATggttttttattgaaaaatattgacTCTTGGTGTGTTTGGCAGCGTATTGTATAAGATATTGATCTAAGTATCAGTAAAAGTTCCAATCACTTACTTTAAAGTACCTTGTTTACCTGTTTGCGGATGGATGTTGGCTGAAATTGCTTGATCATTGTTGCAATAGTTtctttttatacaaattatggAGTGTTTCAGTAGGGAAGACTTGGTgaatatttactttgattaattaattaatgtattGAGGcctaatatataataatctttactttttaattaaagcaatcaccctttaatgcatttttctctgtgtaatTATATGTTATTTCGACTTTGACGCTGCGTCATTCAGGCATTGATATGGCGGCATCCAAAGGCCCGATATGGCGTCGCCACTTGCTGGTACACGAATATCTATGGGCTATAGTCTATAGTCTACAGATATTGCCGGCGATGCAGGTGATCACTGTTTGTCGATCTGACCTTTTAGAGAGCTTGGCAAAACATTTGTTTCAAACGACGGAAACGCGTGTCGGAGCTGCTTGCTAACAAATTCGAAACTAATTAAGGCCCAATGAGGTGGTCTGAACTTTGACTGAAGTTaagcatacgccatgtgggcCGACGACGGCGAAACGTGCTCGGTTTTTAGTgcgttgttttcttttttttttggccaacgacTAGTCTCGTGTTTGCCTCCAGTGCCACTTCCTTTCGAGATTAAGACAATCGCCTGGCTTATCTGACCTGCATTACTGCGAAATTCTTGAGGCTCTCGATGGGTAAATATGTAGTTAGCCGAGCTAATTTACACAGCACTTTGCTGGCCTGACACATCCACGCATTATTTTCATATGGATATGGCCACAGCCCAGTTGGCGGCGATAAGCGgctgaaattaatttactaTTAGCAGGCCAAAGCGACCATTTCGCCCAAATTGCGTTCTGGCCACGTATGAATGTATGCGCCGTCTGACCATAATTTATGCCTCGCGTTTTCACATTTGGTCGCGCTCATTTCCGGTTGCGTTTTCCGTTCCGTCGTCTTTCAGCTCGACTACGTTCGTCAAACCATTAGACATCGATCCTGTAGCGCCTCTGCAGGGTCTGCCCTTTCAGACCCTGCCAATAGCTGTGCAATTTGTCAGCACCCAGCTAATTGGTGCTGCCCCTGTGCCTGCTGTCTGACTAATGCATTTCGGTTTACTTCCGTTCGGTTCCGGATAAATGGGCCAACAGGTAGCAAATGATGCACTCGAAGAATTGGTGGCTGAGCAAGTAGTGTTTGCCATAATTAAAATACCTGCAGTTAGTAGTTatggaaaaaacaaattaagaagACACTTCACTTAATTATTCCACAAAATTTCTTTGAGTTCGGGTAGACTGACTTATCTATGATGACACATAGTCACATgaattttttgattatattatTCACTCTAgtatttctctgagtgtaccTGCATTCCTGTCGCTTATCAATGTTTTGGGTATACATTTCAGAGATACACGTTTCAGACAGCGATCAAGTGAATCAGGGAGGACAAACAGATTGAATAGCCTTGAACCGGGGACCGTCCTCCAACGTCATTGTAAGTGCTATCCGCCCGGGGTCTTTCCACCCAGTTGCGAAATGATCCCGATATATGGGCATATCGGCTATAAAGGGGGCAGGTGGGAGCACGAGCCCTCGGCTTCTTTCTCGCACGGTtgctcaaattaaaattagcataaatcgTCTATGAAAGCGATGTAATTTTCCATGGAAAATATGCCCTCCACTCATGTCAAGCGGCCATcgcaatttattgatttaaactTTTAGCTCGGATTTGTTTGAACAAGCCCTAGCGCCTTTATATACGACTATTAACGGTCTGGCACTTAATCTCCGATTCTCTGATTGTGAATTGTCGATGGTGGATGGTTGGATATTTGTATTTGCGTTACCCGTGAGTAGATCCATTGTTGCAACACGACCAACGTCTGGTCTTCTGCTGAGGCATGCAAATCTACTTTGGTATGCAAATTAAGTGACTCAATCAATATGGGATGCGAAccaaactgaactgaactgaaccgaCTCGAACCACCACATCGATGACCAAAGGAGGCATCATAATCATCTGTGTCCATGGCGGACCTCTTGACAGCTTTCAATGGTCGCGGGACCAGACCTACTCCAATAATTGAGAGGTGTTTAATCGtgtgtttcgtttttgtttttctgcacACTCACGACCCCCGAGATGTAGGCCTTTCGTTATGTTCCGTCTCCACCGGCTACCAATCCACTCGATCGCTGTTTGCTCTCAAATTATCATAAGCAAATAGGGCCCAGACCAGACTGAGGATTCGTATTCGGATTCATATATTCATAATCAtattcagattcggattcggattcccCCGTCCCCGATGTTACTGACTACTTTGCGCTCCTCAGACCCCATCTTCAACTGAAGTGCTAAAGTTGCTGGCGACGCGACGCTCTGAGAGGCGCTTCTGTTGTGTAGACCCTTGAGTTATTACAatattatattcaaatttcaaGTGCTACTGGCTCGCCGGTCCACCGCTCTCCGATCGTCTCCTCCATGGTTGGTATATGGTTATAACTGGGTATTTGGGTATCTGGGTGCCGAATCGAAGAATCTGCATATTTTCTAAAGCATCTAAGTATGGTTGTTTGCCTTCGAAGCCCATTGAGTTGGCACTCGGAGATGCGTGTTAATGGGATGTGTAACAACAAGATCATGGATTCAAATTTGGCGTTCAAAAACAATTGCCAAATCGAGTAAACAAGCTCTGATGGAATGACCAAGCTGAGGTGCTAAGTTCAGAGCTAAAACTTTAATGGTGCTTAATTTTTGATACTTAAAACCACTCAATgaattaataaacaataactattcaattataaaataaaaaatttatagaaTTTCCAACACACCAGACGGTCGTTAAAATAAACTActaattatttgcatatatgcatgatgatcaatatttttcaaaactaataaaatcgAACAATGGAAACTTAGTTTAGCTATATTGTTTCTATGCAAATTTTGTAATgtgttgtttaatttattgcattcatatttaaagatagtcaaatgtttttatattacaTAAggtattgtttaatttattttattcatattcaaaaatagttttttagttttatacGATTTTTAATGCctaatatgaatatatttttgcaaagaTTCTAAGCGAAACGTCTAGATTCTCGTAAAAAGACAAAGTTGGTGCTGCATTTCATTACCAAAATGGGTAAAATGGTGGCGATAGGTGGCCAGCTCTAGAGCCAGAAAAGTTCAACGGCCAAAACGGTGACATCAAAGACGAGAGCCCCAGATCGCCGACAGtcagccaaaacaaaaggagAAAACCCAGTAACCCAAACCCAGACAAGTCCAGTAGTCCGACTGGCCAGAAGAAACCATTTCGCTGATAAAAACATCCATTATGCGTAACAATTTGACGGCTTCTTTGGCTACCGATTGCCTTATGGATTTCGAGGCGGCTTTCGGTCTTCGCCTTTGATTGAGTGGCCGAGATGGCTTCGCCTAGCCGCGGGGTAATTGTTGTCGCTAGCCGGATCGACTGGACCACTGGATGCCATGggatgggattggattggatcggatcggaacGGATCTGGCCTGAGTGCACAATTACAATGGCCATGATAGAGCATCCAAATAGAGAGCGGCAAAGGGCGAGTCTTGCGCTAACGTCAAAGAGGAAATGCCTTAATCTCGTGACAACAACAGGCCTTCGT
It contains:
- the LOC6737376 gene encoding T-box transcription factor TBX6; its protein translation is MITMNELVDLRMQQHIAHEIYRQQIMQRIPDPFPPMLPIPMPRHVIMPPRVTLLGVEMTLQNDDLWKQFHQIGTEMIITKSGRRMFPSMRLSVSGLEDESNYCVLLEMVPIGDCRYKFSGSQWVPAGGAEPQSPQRMYLHPDSPATGAHWQAQPILFNKVKLTNNTLDNSGHIVLASMHKYQPRLHVIRTADLAQIPWAPQQAFVFAETEFVAVTAYQNDRITKLKIDNNPFAKGFRETGQSRCKRKMSSSPTGEDQDQSPSLSHSQSQSESDMSPTKGGGETAGGTSSIGDSDGPQIKRLRSNGSACSLSSSLDDQSVPGASSLALGSPPPHLHSHPHPLQARSASSVFMQHFQQNMQSLLRPSLVDLACTYFGRPHEYGGAIQASPLYPPAAMLHAGLGPHPGLNLPPGVSGADLISDESGADELELDVGSETSTLEQSTQEQPPEQPSTRSKGFSISAILGGGS